In Strix uralensis isolate ZFMK-TIS-50842 chromosome 18, bStrUra1, whole genome shotgun sequence, one DNA window encodes the following:
- the MYBL2 gene encoding myb-related protein B isoform X1, translated as MEIQVKFIDHEMLKLNAQQKYSQGSECEEQDELHYQDTDSDVPEQRDGRCKVKWTQEEDEQLKMLVRHYGQNDWKFLASHFPNRSDQQCQYRWLRVLNPDLVKGPWTKEEDQKVIELVKKYGTKQWTLIAKHLKGRLGKQCRERWHNHLNPEVKKSSWTEEEDRIIFEAHKVLGNRWAEIAKLLPGRTDNAVKNHWNSTIKRKVDTGGFLSETKESKSLYFLVEVDDKESQSQTRAGSQNVLPNWPVDISEIKEEDVSDEEVTGVQELPSELPAAELAEHNAEGTPDDAVPEDASSFVTSPYKWVVEAANYLNPTSVPAFNEALDMIESDPDGWCDLTQFDLPEEASAGSSSSSSSPVRQTPSKPTASLPNVTEYRLDGHTISDLSKSSKGELIPISPRAEVSFGTPPSVLKRQKKRKISLSPVTESATSTSLSFLDSCNSMTPKSTPVKTLPFSPSQFLNFWTKQDTLELENPSLTSTPVCSQKVIVTTPLHRDKTPLLQKNSAFVTPDQKYVVDNTPHTPTPFKNALEKYGPIRPLPQTPHLEEDLKEVLRSEAGIELIIEDDVKPEKQKRKQGLRRSPIKKVRKSLALDIVDEDMTQNVPALPKTVCFKRAQPVNFLSRSLNLSSSSRKNNSGLLNRAFVQVQPEKMSYRKMPSHFRPPAPMTRAWKAVACGGTRDQLFMQEKARQFLGMLKQSHTSRTLILS; from the exons ATGGAAATTCAAGTGAAATTCATTGACCATGAAATGTTGAAGCTCAATGCACAGCAAAAATACAGCCAAGGATCGGAGTG TGAGGAGCAGGATGAGCTGCATTACCAGGATACCGACTCGGATGTGCCGGAGCAGCGGGATGGCAGGTGCAAAGTCAAGTGGACACAAGAAGAG GATGAGCAGCTGAAGATGTTAGTAAGACATTACGGTCAGAATGACTGGAAGTTCCTGGCCAGTCACTTTCCT AACCGCAGCGATCAGCAGTGTCAGTACCGGTGGCTGAGAGTGTTGAATCCAGACTTGGTGAAGGGCCCTTGGACCAAAGAGGAGGACCAAAAG GTAATTGAACTGGTTAAAAAATATGGCACCAAACAATGGACCCTGATAGCCAAGCACCTGAAAGGGCGGTTAGGGAAGCAGTGCCGGGAACGCTGGCATAACCACCTGAACCCTGAGGTGAAGAAGTCCTCgtggacagaggaggaggatCGCATCATTTTTGAGGCCCACAAGGTCCTGGGGAATCGTTGGGCAGAGATTGCCAAGCTGCTGCCTGGGAG gACTGACAATGCTGTGAAGAATCACTGGAACTCCACCATCAAGCGGAAGGTGGACACGGGAGGCTTCCTCAGTGAAACTAAGGAGTCCAAGTCACTGTACTTCCTCGTGGAGGTGGATGACAAGGAGAGCCAAAGTCAAACGAGAGCTGGGAGCCAG AATGTCCTGCCGAACTGGCCAGTTGATATCTCTGAAATAAAGGAAGAGGATGTCAGCGATGAGGAAGTGACGGGTGTACAGGAGTTACCCTCGGAGCTGCCAGCTGCCGAACTGGCAGAGCATAACGCTGAGGGGACCCCAGATGATGCTGTGCCTGAGGATGCCTCTTCATTTGTCACATCACCATACAAATGGGTCGTTGAAGCTGCCAACTATTTGAACCCAACATCTGTGCCAGCCTTCAATGAAGCTCTGGATATGATTGAATCT GACCCCGACGGCTGGTGTGATCTGACCCAGTTTGACCTGCCTGAGGAAGCCTCTGCgggcagcagcagtagcagcagcagcccgGTGAGGCAAACCCCCAGCAAGCCGACGGCATCCCTGCCCAATGTGACCGAGTACCGCCTGGATGGCCACACCATCTCCGACCTGAGCAAGAGCAGCAAGGGAGagctcatccccatctctccgCGCGCAGAGGTGAGCTTTGGCACGCCGCCCTCTGTGCTGAAGAggcagaagaagaggaagatCTCCCTCTCCCCCGTCACGGAGagtgccaccagcaccagcctTTCCTTCCTTGACTCCTGCAACAGCATGACGCCTAAGAGCACCCCTGTCAAGACACTGCCCTTCTCTCCATCTCAG TTCTTAAACTTTTGGACCAAACAGGATACACTAGAACTGGAGAACCCGTCTCTGACCTCCACGCCTGTGTGCAGTCAGAAGGTGATTGTCACCACCCCTCTGCACAGGGACAAGACCCCTCTGCTCCAGAAGAACTCTGC GTTTGTCACACCAGATCAGAAGTATGTGGTGGACAACACTCCTCACACCCCCACGCCTTTCAAAAACGCTCTGGAGAAATATGGACCAATTAGGCCTCTG CCCCAGACTCCTCACCTGGAAGAAGACTTGAAAGAGGTGCTCCGAAGTGAAGCTGGCATTGAACTTATCATAGAGGATGATGTGAAGCCTgagaaacaaaagaggaaacaAGGG CTGCGCAGGAGTCCCATCAAGAAGGTCCGGAAGTCTCTGGCGCTGGATATTGTGGATGAAGATATGACGCAAAATGTGCCTGCCCTCCCCAAGACTGTCTGTTTCAAAAGAGCCCAG ccTGTGAATTTCCTGTCGAGGTCCCTGAACCTTTCCTCCTCGAGCAGGAAGAACAACAGCGGTTTGCTCAACAGAGCCTTCGTGCAAGTGCAGCCAGAGAAAATGTCCTACAGGAAAATGCCGAGCCATTTCAGACCACCAGCACCG aTGACCAGGGCTTGGAAAGCCGTAGCCTGTGGTGGAACCCGAGACCAACTCTTCATGCAGGAGAAAGCTCGACAGTTTTTGGGCATGCTGAAACAGAGTCACACATCAAGGACCTTAATCTTATCATGA
- the LOC141951860 gene encoding uncharacterized protein LOC141951860 — MLSTKRHSTSILTIKEILENGFVARASSRTDSSPVCSYYIDNSSASKPDTWELLMDLDNATKGSSLCVVKQSESLSSCVKTDLQGLTQSISDLSLVCFCKTHHGQAAFDLSGLPCEHPSTADCLMDVVSQNTSTPCKKEKHPKLLESLLSKSTELVGDLSTLGKMPAPRWEISAIKAPLDTSLSLDVSTEELRLPECSKPDTPTLETSVVIPLTWPGAFKRHRVLTHRSAAPETQPSDPDAVAVSLHQAL; from the coding sequence ATGCTGTCCACCAAGAGGCACAGTACCAGCATCCTGACCATAAAGGAAATACTGGAAAATGGGTTTGTGGCCAGGGCCTCCAGCCGCACTGATTCTTCTCCTGTCTGCAGTTATTACATAGACAATAGCAGTGCCTCCAAACCAGACACCTGGGAGCTTCTCATGGACTTGGACAATGCAACAAAAGGCAGCTCCCTGTGTGTTGTCAAGCAGTCGGAGTCTCTGAGCAGCTGTGTGAAGACTGACCTGCAGGGCCTGACCCAGAGCATCTCTGACCTCAGCCTTGTCTGCTTCTGCAAGACCCACCACGGTCAGGCTGCCTTTGACCTGTCTGGTTTGCCTTGTGAGCACCCCAGCACAGCCGACTGCCTGATGGACGTGGTGTCACAGAACACCTCAACGCcatgcaagaaagaaaagcaccCCAAACTGCTGGAGAGCCTGCTGTCCAAGAGCACTGAGCTTGTTGGTGACCTCTCAACCCTTGGGAAGATGCCAGCACCCAGGTGGGAGATCTCGGCAATAAAAGCTCCCCTGGATACCAGCCTGTCCCTTGATGTGAGCACCGAGGAGCTGAGGTTACCGGAATGCTCCAAACCGGACACGCCAACCCTGGAGACCTCTGTAGTAATTCCTCTGACTTGGCCTGGAGCCTTCAAGAGGCACCGTGTGCTGACCCACAGGTCCGCCGCCCCCGAGACCCAGCCGAGCGACCCTGACGCTGTCGCCGTGTCTCTGCACCAGGCGCTGTGA
- the MYBL2 gene encoding myb-related protein B isoform X2: MLVRHYGQNDWKFLASHFPNRSDQQCQYRWLRVLNPDLVKGPWTKEEDQKVIELVKKYGTKQWTLIAKHLKGRLGKQCRERWHNHLNPEVKKSSWTEEEDRIIFEAHKVLGNRWAEIAKLLPGRTDNAVKNHWNSTIKRKVDTGGFLSETKESKSLYFLVEVDDKESQSQTRAGSQNVLPNWPVDISEIKEEDVSDEEVTGVQELPSELPAAELAEHNAEGTPDDAVPEDASSFVTSPYKWVVEAANYLNPTSVPAFNEALDMIESDPDGWCDLTQFDLPEEASAGSSSSSSSPVRQTPSKPTASLPNVTEYRLDGHTISDLSKSSKGELIPISPRAEVSFGTPPSVLKRQKKRKISLSPVTESATSTSLSFLDSCNSMTPKSTPVKTLPFSPSQFLNFWTKQDTLELENPSLTSTPVCSQKVIVTTPLHRDKTPLLQKNSAFVTPDQKYVVDNTPHTPTPFKNALEKYGPIRPLPQTPHLEEDLKEVLRSEAGIELIIEDDVKPEKQKRKQGLRRSPIKKVRKSLALDIVDEDMTQNVPALPKTVCFKRAQPVNFLSRSLNLSSSSRKNNSGLLNRAFVQVQPEKMSYRKMPSHFRPPAPMTRAWKAVACGGTRDQLFMQEKARQFLGMLKQSHTSRTLILS; encoded by the exons ATGTTAGTAAGACATTACGGTCAGAATGACTGGAAGTTCCTGGCCAGTCACTTTCCT AACCGCAGCGATCAGCAGTGTCAGTACCGGTGGCTGAGAGTGTTGAATCCAGACTTGGTGAAGGGCCCTTGGACCAAAGAGGAGGACCAAAAG GTAATTGAACTGGTTAAAAAATATGGCACCAAACAATGGACCCTGATAGCCAAGCACCTGAAAGGGCGGTTAGGGAAGCAGTGCCGGGAACGCTGGCATAACCACCTGAACCCTGAGGTGAAGAAGTCCTCgtggacagaggaggaggatCGCATCATTTTTGAGGCCCACAAGGTCCTGGGGAATCGTTGGGCAGAGATTGCCAAGCTGCTGCCTGGGAG gACTGACAATGCTGTGAAGAATCACTGGAACTCCACCATCAAGCGGAAGGTGGACACGGGAGGCTTCCTCAGTGAAACTAAGGAGTCCAAGTCACTGTACTTCCTCGTGGAGGTGGATGACAAGGAGAGCCAAAGTCAAACGAGAGCTGGGAGCCAG AATGTCCTGCCGAACTGGCCAGTTGATATCTCTGAAATAAAGGAAGAGGATGTCAGCGATGAGGAAGTGACGGGTGTACAGGAGTTACCCTCGGAGCTGCCAGCTGCCGAACTGGCAGAGCATAACGCTGAGGGGACCCCAGATGATGCTGTGCCTGAGGATGCCTCTTCATTTGTCACATCACCATACAAATGGGTCGTTGAAGCTGCCAACTATTTGAACCCAACATCTGTGCCAGCCTTCAATGAAGCTCTGGATATGATTGAATCT GACCCCGACGGCTGGTGTGATCTGACCCAGTTTGACCTGCCTGAGGAAGCCTCTGCgggcagcagcagtagcagcagcagcccgGTGAGGCAAACCCCCAGCAAGCCGACGGCATCCCTGCCCAATGTGACCGAGTACCGCCTGGATGGCCACACCATCTCCGACCTGAGCAAGAGCAGCAAGGGAGagctcatccccatctctccgCGCGCAGAGGTGAGCTTTGGCACGCCGCCCTCTGTGCTGAAGAggcagaagaagaggaagatCTCCCTCTCCCCCGTCACGGAGagtgccaccagcaccagcctTTCCTTCCTTGACTCCTGCAACAGCATGACGCCTAAGAGCACCCCTGTCAAGACACTGCCCTTCTCTCCATCTCAG TTCTTAAACTTTTGGACCAAACAGGATACACTAGAACTGGAGAACCCGTCTCTGACCTCCACGCCTGTGTGCAGTCAGAAGGTGATTGTCACCACCCCTCTGCACAGGGACAAGACCCCTCTGCTCCAGAAGAACTCTGC GTTTGTCACACCAGATCAGAAGTATGTGGTGGACAACACTCCTCACACCCCCACGCCTTTCAAAAACGCTCTGGAGAAATATGGACCAATTAGGCCTCTG CCCCAGACTCCTCACCTGGAAGAAGACTTGAAAGAGGTGCTCCGAAGTGAAGCTGGCATTGAACTTATCATAGAGGATGATGTGAAGCCTgagaaacaaaagaggaaacaAGGG CTGCGCAGGAGTCCCATCAAGAAGGTCCGGAAGTCTCTGGCGCTGGATATTGTGGATGAAGATATGACGCAAAATGTGCCTGCCCTCCCCAAGACTGTCTGTTTCAAAAGAGCCCAG ccTGTGAATTTCCTGTCGAGGTCCCTGAACCTTTCCTCCTCGAGCAGGAAGAACAACAGCGGTTTGCTCAACAGAGCCTTCGTGCAAGTGCAGCCAGAGAAAATGTCCTACAGGAAAATGCCGAGCCATTTCAGACCACCAGCACCG aTGACCAGGGCTTGGAAAGCCGTAGCCTGTGGTGGAACCCGAGACCAACTCTTCATGCAGGAGAAAGCTCGACAGTTTTTGGGCATGCTGAAACAGAGTCACACATCAAGGACCTTAATCTTATCATGA